Proteins co-encoded in one Nicotiana sylvestris chromosome 7, ASM39365v2, whole genome shotgun sequence genomic window:
- the LOC138873781 gene encoding uncharacterized protein, producing the protein MTPYHPQASGKVEVSNQQINNILSKMVNANRMDWSKKLDDALWAYQTAYKTPIRMLRIFLKKLKSRWSGPFEIVGVTPFGALDLKNKNNEVFRVNGHQVKHYLGKFGDSHVVEVIHFT; encoded by the exons ATGACTCCCTATCACCCACAAGCTAGTGGGAAAGTAGAAGTCTCCAACCAGCAGATAAACAATATCTTGTCCAAAATGGTGAATGCTAATCGGATGGATTGGTCCAAGAAACttgatgatgcattatgggcttatcagacggcttacaaaacacctATTAGAAT GTTGAGGATTTTTCTCAAGAAGCTAAAATCCAGATGGAGTGGTCCTTTTGAAATTGTGGGTGTGACACCTTTTGGTGCAttagacttgaagaacaaaaataatgAAGTATTCCGAGTCAATGGTCACCAAGTGAAGCACTACCTGGGAAAGTTTGGAGATAGCCACGTGGTGGAGGTCATTCATTTCACTTGA